The Lutra lutra chromosome 7, mLutLut1.2, whole genome shotgun sequence genome segment aattgttatacatatataaataacaatCTATAAATAACTTTTGTATGAAACACTGAAGTAGGTGCTTTGAAGGATTCATACAAGTTTCTGGCTCTGATGtgaaagaagataaaatgcaTAAAAGGAGGCAATTACACAGTGGGAGTACACGGCTAATGAATGATACAATAAGGATTGTACGAGATAGGACAAGGCAGAGCTCACTACTGGTTGTAAAAAAGTTTCATGAATGAGGTGAGATTTTTATTTGGGTTTGGGTGAAGGGAGTCattacaattattatattttaggaCTCAATTTATCTCTAATGTGAACTTCCTTAGGTAATTACTAGAGAAAGTGCTCCAGCAAAATGAAGGAATAAACTAGAAGATACTAGATCCATAAAACCAAGGCTCCACTATAAGAAAAAGGCCAAGGGAAGTGCCAGGATGATAGCTGTTCAGCAGGACTAGAGGGTCACGTGCAGAGATTGGAGCAAGAAAACcgaggagtgagggagagagtaaatggaattgataagGGATTTGATGTGTTTCAGTGTTTCATTTGATGTGACAGAAGTGAGGTACTGGATTCTCTGGAgcacttgggggaaaaaaaaaacaataggtgAATCAAAAACACCACTACCAACAAAGACAAATGGAAGAACATCCTTTATTAACTTGAGGAGGACAGGTGTCAAAAAATAATATCATGTTACTCAACAGTGAATAATATTTAGTCATGATTTAAGTACTGCTCACTTAAccaaaaattattacaaaactCTTTGCAGAATGGGGTGGAAAGAGCAGTAAGAGACTTACTCCTCAACTACCCTAATTCTGAAGATAATTtctatgccattaaaaaaaaatagcagggcgcctgggtggctcagagggttgagcctctgccttccgctcaggtcaaggtctcagggtccttggatcaagcctcacatggggctttctgcttggtggggagactgcttccccctccctctgcctgcctctctgcctacttgtgatctgtcaaataaataaaaatcttaaaaaaaaaacaaaaacacatgtaaTTTAAGAAATAGGGAGGCACACTCCAGtagaaagagccagaaaaagTTGGAAGCATTTTCCCCTGAGGCGTGAAATGTGAGGGAGGGTTTTGGTGGAGGGGTAGACCAGTTTTTCATTGCAGGCCTTGGAAAGGCATATATAGAATAACAAAATGCATTGATAAAGGGGTggacatgggacacctgggtggctcaggtgattaagcaACGGACCcgtgatgttggctcaggtcctgatctcagggttgccaGATCTgatccctgtgttgggctccaagctggctgtgcagcctgcttaagattctcgctcttcctctgtcccttctccaactctctatttaaaaaaaagaaaaaggaaaaaaatttaaggagtGGACAGGAAAATCAAGACTTTGAGAAGGGATCCTATACAGGGGCCTGATGAATCTCATTCATAGGACAAACAATTATCAAGCAGTCTTCTGAGCCAGGCAGTAAGCTAGGCCCCAGGAATATAGTAGTGAGTGAAGACATACATGGTCCCTGCCCCCTGGAGCTTATGTTTCCTAGAGCAAAtagacaatgagaaaaataaataaagaaagaagtacaGATTGTAGTAATACATGGTGTGATTAGAAAAGATTATTGTGATGGAACACGGTGGTGAGGCCCTTCCCTGACAAAATGAACTGCATTAGTCTTTCTGAGATGAGCGGAAACACAAGTGCAAACCAAGGAAGGATGTGTGTAGCCTCCCAGGCAGGGAAGTCCGGTGCGTCCAGAAACTTGTTCGAGAGCCACTGTAGACAGAAGCGCCAGGGGTGAGAAGGATGATGGCTCTGACGAGTTTGGAGAACTGGAGGGGCCCAGATCATGTTGCTATAGGCGAGCAAGCGGAGTCCTCAGGTGGTAGTTATTTTTTGTtcgttttgtcttgttttttagtAAGGCAGGGCGGAactgaagaccctgagatcaaggcaccagcagaaatcaagtcagatgcttaaccacaggagtcacccaggcgccccatcaggtGGCAGATGTTTAAAGGCATGGGAGAAGAGCATAGAGTATAATCCATAAACTCATCCACAGGAATCCCAACATTTAAAAGGAGCCAATAGGAACCTGCAGAGGTGGGGCGCATAAGGCACAGCAGTAAAGGCTGGAAAACTCCTCAACAATGCCCTAATGTTGCCATTTTTCTAAAACTGTCCTATAGTTCGCTTTTGACAAGCTGTATTATATTTTGGTTTTCAGGTTTTTTGCCTCGGTTCTGGAAATAACTGGACATATTTATAACCTAGAAAACCCAGTTTACCATTACCTATGCAGTTATTTACTCATCCCTGCTGTTACTCCAGGGTAGCCCAGCATCTCGCTCGAATCCTAGCCACTGCCCCCCTACACGAGACCCCCACCCCGCCGTGCTTCTGTGAGTCCAATGAAACAGCGCTAGCAACTTGAGCTGTCGCTGGGATCATCCTCAGACCATGCCCCCGCCTTCTTTTAAGGGTAAACGACACGCCGTGCACTGCGGGTGCTGTTCGGAAAGGGACACGCTGCCTTGCTCGCAGCCTAGGACGCATCACTGAGCGCAGCGACTGTCACGGGCTTCGTGATGCGGTTCCGTTGCTTTGCGGTTCCCTGAGGTTAGAACGGGAGGAGCCATGGCCGCTACTGGGGCGGCCCCAGGTAACTCAGCAGTGCGCAGaggccaggctctgtgcctcGAGGAAGTTCTTGGAAAACGGGCCACAAAAAAGATGCGGGTcgaaggagggaggcagagacgcCGTGCCTGGGGGCCCAGGGCCTGCGCCGGCCGGAGGGAGGCGGATGTGCCGCCTCCGTGCGCTCCTCGTCAGACGGCGGCGGTTACTGCTTCCGAGGTCAAACGAACCCGGACGCGTCTATAGGGTGCAGATCCGGCGCGCGCCTGAGGGAGCGGAAGACCAACCAGCGCCCCAGCCTGGGGGGAATGACTCCGCTCTGCCCTCACCCCGCGCTCCGCCACCATTTCTTTACGTCCGTGCTCCGCTCAGTGTTCAAAGACGCGCGCAGCGCCTTGCCGAGAGCCGAAGCCGCAGGGCCTCTCTTCCGGCCGCTGTCCAGCACTCGCAGCCGGAGCCGGGGCTGCCGCGGCGCCAGTAATGTCAGGGCCCGGGCTGCAAGGACGCGCCTCGTCGGGCGCGTGGGGAGGCTCAGCGCCCGGCCGGCCCTCCCGCGGCCTCCGGGAGAGGCGGGGGAGGAGGCGGCGGGCCGCCGGGACGAGGAAGCCCTCCGGGTTGAGGAAGCCCTCCTGGTTGGGCCCCGGAAGGAAGCGCAGCCCCTCGTCGCGCGCGCGCGAGTCCATTAGGCCCTCCTGATGGGGGAAGTGGTTGCTTTTTGTGGTGTGAACGGGAGGCCTCCGTAGCTGTTCAAGCACGGGTTGGCTCTGTACCCTGAGCTGGAAAAGCGTGAGAAGGCGCAGTAGTTTCCTGTCCCAAATCCGCTTTCCCAGAGGGGTTTGCAACCCCAAATTGAATCAGGCGTCCCCTCTCAGCCAGGATTGTGGGCTCGTCCAGGGGTGGGCTGGGCGGGAAGGTGCTGGCGGGAGATTTAAGTTCTGGCGGGCAAGCTAATTCTGTATCCATCTGTCCCTTCTGCTGCTGTCCTTTCTCGCGTTCTGTTCTGCCATGCCCTGCTCTGAAGCGACACCCGCCACCTCCCCCAGCAAGCGGCCCCGGCCTGCGGAGGACAGCATGCGGCTTCGCTTCGTCCGGCTCTCAGAGCACGCCACCGCCCCGACCAAGGGGTCCGCGCGGGCTGCGGGCTACGACTTGTACAGGTGAGTGGGGATTCCCGGCCGCCTTCTGCCCGCGCCATCGCTGCCCCACGTGGAGAAGGTCCAGTTCTGGAGTTCTAGGGCTCTCAGTCATGTTCGCTTATAATCCTGCCATCTGTTGCCACAGCTTCAAACTTACCTGAAAGATTACAGAAACAAACCCTTTTTGCATATATGTAGGATTTCCGTCCTTTTCTAGTGTtgaaaaattttagttttcctcTTTAGCATAAATTCAGTAAGAATTTGACAGAAGTGTGCAGAATGGGAACTACATATAAATGTCCACCAAGGCATTATTTGTTTTGCAACATTTATTGTACCCTTTCCAAGTGGAAGGTAGAGGTGAATAAGGCCCGCCTTGGCTTCAAAGCGTGGCCTGCGGGTGATGCAGTTGCACAATAGGAAGAAAAGGCATGGGGGACGTCTAGGTGCTGAGTGTGGAAATACCCAGGGAGGATGAATGAAAGGTGCTTCTGCCTTAAAGGAATTGTGGAATTTCTCTGTATGTCCCTATTTAAGTTCACTCCAAGTACTGGGAATGTCAGAAGGAGTACGAATCTGAAACGCGATGGGAATGTCGGTAATGCTACCACCCTTCCATTGGTTCGGCACTTTTTATCTCTACTAAAAACTTtatgtgtgtgatttttaaaaatccttacaaCAGTCCTGAAGTAGTTGTTACTAACCTTTTTACAGGTGAGGGTACTTGTAAAGAGCTGAATTGATTGCCCCAGGGTTGGAATGTAGTAAAATTTATGACCCTTAGTTCAGTGCTTCCCCCTAACCTTAACTACTGTGTCCGGGTCACTGAAGCCATTAAGGTAAGTGAACAGGGATACTGGAGGGAATGGGTGTTTACTACATGACTACATCCttaggatttattttaaagtatcctAGGTAATTCTAATGTAAGAACTGCTGGTCTAAGTCATACAAGTataggagaaggggagaaaggagtGTGTGAGGCAagtaatgaagaaagaaaaggaaaagtgaggtATGGTCTGTTATAGCTGAAAGGGATGTATTCAGTCCCTTGGTTTTCATGGATGAAAGTGGAGTGATGTAGTACCATGTCTGGGCATTGTGAGTCATATGAGAGATTtagatttaaaatacttaaaatatccTAATGAACAAAGATGACTATATACAGAAATAGACATGGAAATAACTTCTTTCTAATAAATTAGTCTAACTATTGGAAGAGAGGAAGTCCCAATGAAAGAAGTGAAAATGTAATACTGCGTTACTAATCTGTATTAAAGTCTCCTAAATAACTCATAGTTCTGCTCATTGTAAAATCTCACATTTCTATTGAAGGGAGCTACAGTCATAGCAACAGTAGCAGCATTTGCTTCGTGGATCTTAGAGAATCGGGTCCTTAGTAGTGCCCTTCTCCAGGGCCTCTTCTCAGTGATCAGCTCTGTCCCCCAGGCAGTGAGGTTCATGGTATCGGCTTGGTAAGCTTGGTTAACTCCCTAGACCAGCAGAACAGATAAAACAAAAGCTCtactcccccttcccccatgttGTCCacccattttccccttccctctgcatgTCTTCCCTAATCATTAGAGGATTGTTGTGAGAATAAAATGAGTTATATACAGCATTTAGGACtatacctggcacagagtaagggcttagtaaatgttagctgttattagCGAGTATTTGCCCTTCTTTCTTGGCtctttttcagagggaaatgatccatatgtagctgtagatttggtgtgtctgtgggagTGGGTGAGTTCGGGATCTTACCATGCCACCATATTTGCACATCCCCCCcttggttttttctttctctttctctatatcGTGTTAGTGAAGCATGCATCTTTGAAAAGTCTGCCTTTCTGCCACCCCCTGCTAATGTGCACATCAATTTCCCAACAAATTTTGTCTGGGGAGAACAAGATTACATGTTGATAACCTCTTAAGCCAAAAAAATTCACCAGAATGACTATATCTAAAGGTAGCACCATTTTAAGAATCAACTAAAAGGAAAGGTCTGCCACTACCttcttcataaatttttatttttaaatgatctctacaccgaatgtggggctccagctcacaaccacaagatccagagtcacatacttggagcgtctgggtggctcagtcggttaagcatctgactcttaatttcagctcagctcatgatctcagagttgtgagattgagccctgtgttgattctctccctttctttctcccacttctgccctcgcttctctctctctttctctctccccatctctttaaaaaaaaaaaaaaaaaaggaaaggaagagttacacgctccaatgactgagccagccaggcacccctaaactttttttttaatctgaattggAAATTTAGAGTACTCAACTCTTAGATGGGTTATTGAAATTTAAGATTGCATGaattattttgtgattattttatgAGATGTATTTAAAGCAATTCTATATATTTagtcacaaggaagaaaaaagaaatacgattttatgaataaatactggtaatttcctttcattttcctagTGCCTATGATTATACGCTACCACCTATGGAGAAGGCCCTTGTGAAAACGGACATTCAGGTAGCTCTTCCTTCTGGGTGCTATGGAAGAGTAGGTAAGTGATTTAAGACACGGTAACTATTTGTCAAGCTCTTCCTTTATGATCTCTTCCTTCATCTTAGTTCTTCCTTCATCTTAGTTTCATTCAGGGTATAAGTGAGGGAAGGAATATTGTTTGGCATGGGTCCTAAAATAAAGAAGTGCCAGCTGTGATGGCAGATACAGCTGCTTGAAAACTACATTTCAGTTACATATCTCTttcttgcacacacacattcgcctaccaccccccaaccctccccctctcttttttctgatTCCTTGAGCTCTTAGGAGGCTCACGTTGGCCCCAGAGTTTTTCTCTCAACTCCTCACTGAGACACTGAAAACACAGGTGGTTTTTAACTGAACTCCCCCTCCAAGGATCAGACTGCATCTGAGGTTAGACGTCTTTGTGAAGATGATGATGAGAATGGCTAATGTTtgtaatagaagaaaatagaggCAGGGTTGGGCTAATGGCACACAGCATCTTTTATCCTGAGAGTAAAACTTTTGCTTCTCTTTGCTCAAAGTCCATCAGACCATTTAGCCTTTCCCCCTTTTGGGTGTTCTCCCATGGGGTATGTTGGGGTCATGGGTACCCTTCAGGTACCATCAAAGTGGGAAGAGCTATGACAACGAAGAGCTGGTCGCTGTCACTGGAGAGAGCGTTCAAAATGTTCTTAAATTGCATAACCATTTTCTAGCTTCAGAGTAAACGTGAAGGAACAAAtggaactgttggtgggaaggggCTAGACCACCACCGTCTTGTGACCATGAGTGTGAGAACTGCTCATACTTCTGcctttcaaagaaaaatgagatggGCTCTTTCTTTATCTCCTTTTGGTAGCATTTGGCTGAGAGTATTTTGGGGGGTGGCGATGAGGAGatggaattgaaataaaaggaaaagcaggaagcAGCAGCATTTAATGACAAGTGCCTGATTTAAGTTATTATGGAATAGAAAACTAGAAGCTGGAATAATTAATGAGAGGCCTGATGCTCAAGTCAACAAATGTAAGGTACAAAGTTCACTTGTTTATGctttcattttaagaataaaaaacatgGGAATTGAATTTTTAAGGTTTAGTTTTTGACCATGTGCCTGACTGATACCAGGCCTTTTATCTTactctggtttgtttgtttatacagACAAATCATTTGGCATTTGAATTAAGAGTAAGATTCCCAGTTTCTAGGCTAAGCTCTGCTACTCATTGGTTAAGTTTATATctgtctctctccaccctcctcctctgccctcttcccaTGCATCATGTTCAGATCTCCCATCTTAAAACAAAAGTCTTCTTCCTCAGCCCTGTTCACTGCCAGCTGCAGTCCGCCCTTTGTGGCAGACTGCTTGAAAGCATTGGTCGAGGTTGTCCCCAGTTGCTCACCTCTCAGTCTACCCCAATGGTTTACTGCCAGGCCATCGCGAATCCTCAATGGACTGAAGTCGTGGGGGAGTGATTTAAGCTGCCTTTGAATTAAACCTTGTCGAGTTTTTCTACACTGTtctttcctactttaaaaaacagtataatAAATAGATTCTTGGGTCCAGAACCATCTGCTAAAGTTAAGATGAAGAAGAGGTAGATGTCTTAGGAGATGAGAGTGGCATGCTGAAGTTGTGTAAATTACATCCAGTATTGCATCTCCCCCTGCAAAGGGGCccacttcctttttgtttttgtttttgtttttgttttttagctccCCGTTCTGGCTTGGCTGCAAAACACTTCATCGATGTAGGAGGTAATATATTTACAATTTCATTCTGtaaatatgtgtttgtgtttacTTTGCCTTTGCTTAACAGGTAGTAATCAAATGACAGATTCAAGAcaagaaaatgatttttgttcttttacctctttagaAAGTTCCACCTCTGAGATAATAAACAATCGTGATGCAGTTTCAGATATTATTTGGTTATGTCTAATTTTAAAGTGATCATGATGTGAAATGCATGTTATTTTACTAATAGGCTAACTAGACATTATCCTATGGATAGGATTTTTGCCCTGGCTTAGTGATAATCTGCATTTAGTCCAAAAATGACTCTATTCTTAAAAGAAAGTTAGTTTTATAAGGGTAGGGAAAgctttcatgtcatttttttaagcAAGTATGTTTTGCTtaagtaattaaattttttaagcaTAGCTGTTAAATTATTTAAGCAAAAGTTTACAGAAAATGCAGGTCAGTCTTGTAAGAATTTTCATACCTGTATAAGAGAGCTATCcacatttggcaaaatacaaaaAGTGATTCTCCCTAGGTTAGAAGAGAAAACACTATGCTTCCCTATCTACATTTTTTGTCAAGCAAGTACTCAGTGACTCCTGTTTCCCTTATGATAAAGCCTTACTCACATCTCCCAAAGTCAACAACTTCATTGTAGAGCCCCTTTCGTGAAGAGCCCCATCCCTGCTTGGCCCTCGTGCTATCCGCTGCCTAACCACCCTCACCATCAGGAAATTCTCACCTTTCATACTGTGTTCCATCTCCTTTCTGGAGTACTGACCTTTGTCCTGACTTGTATTCCCATCGTAGTGAGCAGAGTGCCTCACCTAATTAGGTATCTTGGCCCTCCAATTCGTGGGTATGCTAGATTCTCCAAATCCCTCCATACTTACAaagctactttttattttattttattttatttatttatttgacagacagatcacaagtaggcagagagacaggcagagagagggggaagcaggctccctgctgagcagagagcccgaaagggggggggctagatcccaggaccctgggatcatgacctgagccgaaggcagaggctttaactcactgagccacccaggcgccccacaaagctACTTTTTGGCAGATAAAGAACTGACTTAGAGATGATCCCAAGCGGACATATAAACCCTGGAATCTTCACCTGTGATTCTAGTCCCTCTGTTCTTTATGCTGCAGTTAAATGCTGGGTGTCCCCTCACTTCATCTCTCACCAACCAGGAGCTACCCTAAATTAGCTTGCTGTTAACTAGTGCTGCAGGCATTAAGTAAGGAATGAGGCATGTCTGGGGCTTGTCTCTGGCCTGCCCTTCAGCCTCCCCTTAGTGTCACTAGGTGGTGCTGTGGGGCAAGACAGGATTCCCAAGGCGGCCCTTTCTTGGGGACTGAAGAGGAGCCAGGTTTGACACAGCAGGGATGAACAGCCCACTTGGCTTGAGGATTGCCTGGGCTCAGTTATGcttgcttttcaaaaatacttttataacATCAAGTATGGTAATTTAGGACTATAACTTCAGAATATAAGAGAtctcatatatttttaaggaaatttcaaAGGGTTGTGAAAGGACCATGGGCTTTGGAGTAACAACTAGACTTGGGTCCCAGCTTTGTCATTCATTGGCTAGTTAGtactttctgagcctcagtttgctcttcCATGAAATGAAAATTAGTGTGCCTGCCTCACAAGGATAGGAGGATTGAGTGATAATATATGCAACACATCTCACACTGCTTGGCACATATTAGACCCTctaagttatatttctttttttttttttttaatttatttatttgacatatcacacataggcagagaggcaggcagagagagggaggaggaagtaggctctccgtggagcagagagcccgatgtggggcttgatcccaggaccccaggatcacgaccagagccaaaggcagaggccttaacccactgggccacccaggtgcccatataaGTTATATTTCTTATAGAGAattcatagactttttttttaatgtggcaacgtttttgtgtttttgtttttttctgactttgtAACTAATTTCTGCTCTGTTATAAAACAACCTTCTGAAAGATTCATGTAAACGAAACGGAAAGTTAGTTTGCCTGGTGGTTGGTGTGGTATTATTCATAAAATCACACTGTGGTGTGTTCTTGGACGCAGAGTCTCTTAAAAATGTCTCTTAGGCACATGTTTATCATAGTTGGCCACAGTTTTTACTTCAGAAGAGAGATGTTGTTAGAAATCCCAGGCTGTAAATAAGGGTCAAAGGGAAAAGTTGAGTATGCAGGATTCTGTTCAGAATTCACATCTGGTAGGTGTGGATAGTTTTCACTAAAGAAGGTTTCCAACAAATGACATGCCAAAGTCTTGACACAGTAAAACTTTTGCCTGAAGTCAGTTAATTACTCTGCCAGTTCCAATGTATGATTTTTCCAGTGATAACTTCAAAATACTTTCTGCTTTCTCATGAAGAGAAATATCCCTGATGCTTATGTTCCTTATGTA includes the following:
- the DUT gene encoding deoxyuridine 5'-triphosphate nucleotidohydrolase, mitochondrial isoform X2: MAATGAAPATPATSPSKRPRPAEDSMRLRFVRLSEHATAPTKGSARAAGYDLYSAYDYTLPPMEKALVKTDIQVALPSGCYGRVAPRSGLAAKHFIDVGAGVIDEDYRGNVGVVLFNFGKEKFEVKKGDRIAQLICERIFYPEIEEVQVLDDTERGSGGFGSTGKN
- the DUT gene encoding deoxyuridine 5'-triphosphate nucleotidohydrolase, mitochondrial isoform X1, whose translation is MTPLCPHPALRHHFFTSVLRSVFKDARSALPRAEAAGPLFRPLSSTRSRSRGCRGATTPATSPSKRPRPAEDSMRLRFVRLSEHATAPTKGSARAAGYDLYSAYDYTLPPMEKALVKTDIQVALPSGCYGRVAPRSGLAAKHFIDVGAGVIDEDYRGNVGVVLFNFGKEKFEVKKGDRIAQLICERIFYPEIEEVQVLDDTERGSGGFGSTGKN
- the DUT gene encoding deoxyuridine 5'-triphosphate nucleotidohydrolase, mitochondrial isoform X3, with translation MTPLCPHPALRHHFFTSVLRSVFKDARSALPRAEAAGPLFRPLSSTRSRSRGCRGATTPATSPSKRPRPAEDSMRLRFVRLSEHATAPTKGSARAAGYDLYSAYDYTLPPMEKALVKTDIQVALPSGCYGRVAPRSGLAAKHFIDVGVDLQIIISLVSQH